A region of Mesorhizobium sp. AR02 DNA encodes the following proteins:
- a CDS encoding NAD(P)H-dependent oxidoreductase: MASNVSLTGLARDLEERGKSGKPIRIGLIGSGEMGTDIVTRVAHMSGIEIGAISELNLPAASRAVDIAFQETGHAREVSNASAMTAAMEAGKVAVTNDASLVINNDLIDVVIDATGVPAVGAEIGLRAMEHGKHLVMMNVEADVTIGAYLKSEADRLGVTYSLGAGDEPSSCMELIEFVSAMGHPIVAAGKGKNNPLNIDATPPAYEEEAKRRHMNVRMLVEFVDGSKTMVEMAAIANATGLVPDKAGMHGPAATLGELSKVLVPEKDGGVLSRVGVVDYSIGKGVAPGVFVVADMSHPRISERMEDLKMGKGPYFTFHRPYHLTSLEVPLTCARVVLYGKADMVPLAKPVAEVAAVAKKDMQPGEKLDAIGEYCYRAWIMTAPEAHAAKAIPCGLLQGGSVTAPIKKGELITYANAAPAPGSKIAELRARQDKLVYGTVGA; this comes from the coding sequence ATGGCTTCCAATGTTTCGTTGACGGGCCTTGCCCGCGATCTCGAGGAACGCGGCAAGTCGGGCAAGCCCATCCGCATCGGTTTGATCGGCTCCGGCGAGATGGGAACCGATATCGTCACACGCGTCGCCCATATGTCCGGCATCGAGATCGGCGCGATCTCGGAACTAAACCTGCCGGCTGCCAGCAGGGCGGTGGACATCGCCTTCCAGGAAACCGGGCATGCGCGCGAAGTGTCGAACGCTTCGGCAATGACGGCTGCCATGGAGGCCGGCAAGGTGGCGGTCACAAACGACGCCAGCCTGGTCATCAACAATGACCTGATCGACGTCGTCATCGATGCCACCGGTGTTCCCGCCGTCGGTGCCGAGATCGGCTTGCGCGCCATGGAGCATGGCAAGCATCTGGTGATGATGAATGTCGAGGCCGACGTCACCATCGGCGCTTATCTGAAGAGCGAGGCAGACCGGCTCGGCGTCACCTATTCGCTGGGCGCCGGTGACGAGCCGTCCTCGTGCATGGAACTGATTGAATTCGTCTCGGCCATGGGCCATCCGATCGTCGCCGCCGGCAAGGGCAAGAACAATCCGCTCAACATCGACGCCACGCCGCCCGCCTATGAGGAAGAGGCCAAGCGCCGGCACATGAATGTGCGCATGCTGGTCGAATTCGTCGATGGCTCGAAGACCATGGTCGAGATGGCGGCAATCGCCAATGCAACCGGGCTGGTGCCCGACAAGGCCGGCATGCATGGCCCCGCGGCAACGCTCGGCGAACTCTCGAAAGTCCTGGTGCCTGAAAAGGATGGCGGCGTGCTGTCCAGGGTCGGCGTCGTCGACTATTCGATCGGCAAGGGCGTCGCGCCCGGTGTCTTCGTCGTCGCCGACATGTCGCATCCGCGCATTTCGGAGCGCATGGAAGATCTGAAGATGGGCAAGGGTCCATACTTCACCTTCCACCGCCCCTATCACCTGACCTCGCTCGAAGTGCCGCTGACCTGCGCCCGCGTCGTGCTCTACGGCAAGGCCGACATGGTGCCGCTGGCAAAGCCCGTGGCCGAAGTCGCCGCCGTGGCCAAGAAGGACATGCAGCCGGGCGAAAAGCTCGATGCGATCGGTGAATATTGCTACCGCGCCTGGATCATGACGGCGCCGGAAGCGCATGCCGCCAAGGCCATTCCTTGCGGCCTGCTGCAGGGCGGCTCGGTGACCGCGCCGATCAAGAAGGGCGAGCTCATCACCTATGCCAATGCTGCCCCGGCTCCGGGCTCCAAGATCGCCGAACTGCGCGCCCGCCAGGACAAGCTCGTCTACGGAACCGTGGGAGCCTGA
- the surE gene encoding 5'/3'-nucleotidase SurE, protein MRILICNDDGIDAPGIARLVNAVAGLSDDVWVVAPDGKRTAAGSSLTIARPLTMRRVKPNWYSCSGTPADCVVSAMTWLFADTNKPDLVLAGVNDGRNVAEDLAYSGTLGIAREATFWGVPAIGFSRVKNPDLTDGDDQWLGALIASLWQSRPDWAKEGHWLSVNLPTTLPAEIRQPRIGRDKIGRKAEIVESDGDRTVITVPRGRAHASELGDENAVIDAGFVSINRLNWFGETQLDERFLGGILG, encoded by the coding sequence ATGAGAATTCTGATCTGCAATGATGACGGCATCGACGCGCCGGGGATTGCCCGTCTCGTCAACGCGGTCGCCGGCCTGAGCGACGATGTCTGGGTGGTCGCGCCCGATGGCAAGCGCACCGCCGCCGGTTCATCGCTGACAATTGCGAGGCCGCTGACGATGCGGCGCGTCAAGCCGAACTGGTATTCCTGCTCGGGCACACCGGCCGATTGCGTGGTGAGCGCCATGACATGGCTGTTCGCTGATACCAACAAACCCGATCTGGTGCTGGCGGGCGTCAATGACGGCCGCAACGTCGCCGAGGACCTTGCCTATTCCGGCACGCTCGGCATTGCTCGGGAGGCAACCTTCTGGGGCGTCCCGGCGATCGGTTTTTCGCGAGTGAAAAATCCTGATCTCACCGACGGCGACGACCAATGGCTGGGCGCGCTGATCGCCTCGCTGTGGCAGTCTCGCCCCGACTGGGCGAAAGAAGGCCATTGGCTCAGCGTCAACCTGCCGACCACTCTGCCGGCTGAAATCCGCCAGCCGCGCATCGGCCGCGACAAGATCGGCCGCAAGGCCGAGATCGTCGAAAGCGACGGCGATCGCACTGTCATCACTGTTCCGCGCGGGCGCGCACATGCCAGTGAGCTGGGCGACGAGAACGCGGTGATCGATGCCGGCTTCGTCAGCATCAACCGGCTGAACTGGTTTGGCGAAACGCAGCTGGACGAACGGTTTCTGGGCGGAATTCTGGGCTGA
- a CDS encoding thiamine pyrophosphate-dependent dehydrogenase E1 component subunit alpha — MAGASKAVADSRANLPFVYRQYSAEQLKQVLYKMYLIRRFEEGAEESYMRGLIHGTMHLSIGQEASAMGICMPLGEDDQITSTHRGHGHCIAKGAEVKRMFAEFFGKTTGYCKGRGGSMHIADVAKGNLGANGIVGGGIPIAVGAALSSKMLKTGKVVVSFFGDGANNEGAFHEALNMAAVWKLPVIFVCENNGYGMSTSTARSTAVKNIADRAAAYSMPGVIVNGNIFSEVAEASYKAVERARAGEGPTLIESKTYRHRGHSKSDRNRYRTKEEIEDWMSNRDPITLFENELREFGFIDNKGIEAIRDAVAQEIADGIEFAKASPSPDVSETGNYVYTEQA; from the coding sequence ATGGCCGGAGCCAGCAAAGCCGTCGCCGACAGTCGCGCCAACCTGCCTTTCGTCTATCGCCAGTACAGCGCCGAGCAGCTCAAGCAGGTGCTCTACAAGATGTACCTCATCCGCCGCTTCGAAGAGGGCGCGGAGGAAAGCTACATGCGCGGCCTCATCCACGGCACCATGCATTTGTCGATCGGACAGGAAGCCAGCGCCATGGGCATCTGCATGCCGCTTGGCGAGGATGACCAGATCACCTCGACGCATCGCGGCCATGGCCACTGCATCGCCAAGGGCGCCGAGGTCAAGCGCATGTTCGCCGAGTTCTTCGGCAAGACCACTGGCTACTGCAAGGGCCGTGGCGGTTCGATGCACATTGCCGATGTCGCCAAGGGCAATCTCGGTGCCAACGGCATCGTCGGCGGCGGCATTCCGATCGCCGTCGGCGCAGCGCTCTCCTCCAAGATGCTGAAGACCGGCAAGGTCGTCGTCTCCTTCTTCGGCGACGGCGCCAACAATGAGGGCGCCTTCCACGAGGCGCTCAACATGGCGGCGGTCTGGAAGCTGCCTGTCATTTTCGTCTGCGAGAACAATGGCTACGGCATGTCGACGTCCACGGCCCGCTCGACCGCGGTCAAGAACATCGCCGACCGCGCCGCCGCCTATTCGATGCCCGGTGTCATCGTCAACGGCAACATTTTTTCGGAAGTCGCCGAGGCGTCCTACAAGGCCGTCGAGCGCGCCCGCGCGGGTGAGGGGCCGACGCTGATCGAATCCAAGACCTATCGCCATCGCGGCCATTCCAAGAGCGACCGCAACCGCTATCGCACCAAGGAGGAGATCGAGGACTGGATGTCGAACCGCGACCCGATCACGCTGTTCGAAAACGAGCTGCGGGAATTCGGCTTCATCGACAACAAGGGCATCGAGGCCATCCGTGACGCGGTGGCGCAGGAGATCGCCGACGGCATCGAGTTCGCCAAGGCGAGCCCGTCGCCTGATGTCAGCGAGACTGGGAATTACGTGTATACGGAGCAGGCGTGA
- a CDS encoding alpha-ketoacid dehydrogenase subunit beta encodes MDAMVRELSYAQAIQEAMAIAMDMDERVFLMGEDIGVYGGAFQVTGDLVERYGTERVIDTPISELGGAGVAVGAALTGMRPIFEFQFSDFATLAMEQIVNQAAKMRFMLGGEVSVPVVMRFPAGSGTGAAAQHSQSLEAWLGHVPGLKVIQPATPYDAKGMLLAAVADPDPVMIFEHKLLYKMKGPVPEGYYTVPIGKADIRREGRDLTIVATSIMVQKALDAAATLEAEGIDVEVVDLRTIRPMDKQTVIDSVKKTSRLMCVYEAVKTLGIGAEVSAMIAESEAFDYLDAPIVRLGGAETPIPYNPELEKATVPQVPDIIAAARDLVKGVR; translated from the coding sequence ATGGACGCGATGGTGCGTGAACTAAGCTACGCCCAGGCGATCCAGGAAGCCATGGCGATCGCCATGGACATGGACGAACGCGTCTTCCTGATGGGCGAGGATATCGGCGTCTATGGCGGCGCCTTTCAGGTGACCGGCGATCTGGTCGAGCGCTATGGCACTGAGCGCGTCATCGACACGCCGATTTCGGAGCTGGGCGGCGCGGGCGTTGCGGTGGGTGCGGCGCTTACCGGCATGCGGCCGATCTTCGAATTCCAGTTTTCCGATTTCGCGACGCTTGCCATGGAGCAGATCGTCAACCAGGCGGCCAAGATGCGTTTCATGCTGGGCGGCGAGGTTTCGGTGCCCGTGGTGATGCGCTTTCCTGCCGGCTCCGGCACCGGTGCGGCGGCCCAGCACAGCCAGAGCCTCGAGGCGTGGCTCGGCCATGTGCCTGGTCTGAAGGTCATCCAGCCGGCGACGCCCTATGATGCCAAGGGCATGCTTCTGGCGGCGGTCGCCGATCCCGATCCGGTGATGATCTTCGAGCACAAGCTGCTCTACAAGATGAAGGGCCCGGTGCCCGAGGGCTATTACACAGTGCCGATCGGCAAGGCCGACATCCGCCGCGAAGGCCGCGATCTCACCATCGTCGCCACCTCGATCATGGTGCAGAAGGCGCTCGACGCCGCGGCTACGCTGGAAGCCGAAGGCATCGACGTCGAAGTCGTCGACCTCAGGACCATCCGGCCGATGGACAAGCAGACCGTCATCGACAGCGTCAAGAAGACGTCGCGGCTGATGTGCGTCTACGAAGCGGTGAAGACGCTGGGCATCGGCGCCGAGGTCAGCGCCATGATCGCCGAGAGCGAGGCGTTCGACTATCTCGACGCGCCGATCGTGCGGCTGGGCGGCGCCGAGACGCCGATCCCCTACAATCCGGAGCTCGAAAAGGCCACGGTGCCGCAGGTTCCCGACATCATCGCCGCCGCGCGCGACCTGGTGAAAGGGGTTCGCTGA
- a CDS encoding ABC transporter permease yields MATRIRESRGQEMALTAAVAVVIVLLSLLPMLRLIKEIVAPGGTLSTVAIAAGLRSPATWIATWHTLVVGIGGTLLAVLSGTLVAVLVSLTDIRGRGALVLCYVMPLMIAPQVTALAWLQLFGPASPFLKLFGAAPPLGTKNPLYSTSGIILLLGVQYGPLVFLLVRAGLRKLPRELVEAARAGGAGWFTVLVTIVLPLMTPSIMAAAALAFVSCVGNFGIPAFLGIPANYLVLPTLIYQRLAGGGPAVLGETAFLSVLIGVIAMAGILAQEVMSRRRDYRISSTSLPAEPYELRRWRPVVQTGMWLLIVLVLFLPLFGLVLTSLVPGYGIALTAKTATLDNYRFVLFEHDAANRAFFNSFWLSIAAAFFAVIVAVPIGYLIAWGKQRWVRLLNLAVELPHALPGVVLAIASLLLFLRPIPLTGIQLYNTVWIILYAYLARFLVLALRPTISGYHQIDRALEEAAQVAGAGLFTRMRTIIFPLVAPAAIAGGLLIFMTALSELTVSALLWSSGSETIGVVMFSFEQGGDSNYAAAMSVITVAVTFVLMLVTNLLAPYLPSGVLPWRD; encoded by the coding sequence ATGGCGACACGGATCAGGGAAAGCCGGGGCCAGGAAATGGCCCTGACGGCGGCGGTGGCCGTCGTCATCGTGCTGCTTTCGCTGCTGCCCATGCTGCGCCTGATCAAGGAGATCGTGGCACCTGGCGGCACCTTGTCGACCGTGGCCATTGCGGCTGGATTGCGCAGCCCGGCGACCTGGATCGCGACCTGGCATACGCTGGTCGTCGGCATCGGCGGCACCTTGCTTGCGGTGCTGTCGGGAACGCTGGTGGCGGTGCTCGTCTCGCTGACCGACATACGTGGCCGCGGCGCCCTGGTGCTCTGCTACGTCATGCCGCTGATGATTGCGCCGCAGGTGACGGCGCTGGCCTGGCTGCAGCTGTTCGGCCCGGCCAGCCCGTTCCTCAAGCTCTTCGGCGCGGCGCCACCGCTCGGCACGAAAAACCCGCTTTATTCGACCTCGGGCATCATCCTGCTGCTCGGTGTACAATATGGCCCGCTGGTCTTCCTGCTGGTGCGGGCCGGCCTGCGCAAGCTGCCGCGCGAACTGGTCGAGGCCGCGCGGGCCGGCGGCGCCGGCTGGTTCACTGTGCTGGTCACCATCGTGCTGCCCTTGATGACGCCGTCGATCATGGCTGCGGCCGCCCTGGCCTTCGTGTCCTGCGTCGGTAATTTCGGCATTCCGGCCTTCCTCGGCATTCCCGCCAACTATCTGGTGCTGCCGACGCTCATCTATCAGCGGTTGGCGGGCGGCGGTCCCGCCGTGCTCGGCGAAACCGCGTTCCTGTCGGTGCTGATCGGCGTCATCGCCATGGCCGGCATTCTCGCGCAGGAAGTGATGAGCCGCCGCCGCGACTACCGCATCTCTTCGACATCGCTGCCGGCTGAACCCTATGAGCTCCGCCGCTGGCGGCCCGTCGTTCAAACCGGCATGTGGTTGCTGATCGTGCTGGTGCTGTTCCTGCCGCTGTTCGGGCTGGTGCTGACATCGCTGGTGCCGGGCTACGGCATTGCGCTCACCGCCAAGACGGCGACGCTCGACAATTACCGCTTCGTGCTGTTCGAGCATGACGCCGCCAACCGCGCCTTCTTCAACAGTTTCTGGCTGTCGATCGCGGCCGCCTTCTTCGCGGTCATCGTCGCTGTGCCGATCGGCTACCTCATCGCCTGGGGCAAGCAGCGCTGGGTGCGGCTGCTCAACCTGGCGGTCGAACTGCCCCATGCCTTGCCCGGCGTCGTGCTGGCGATTGCCTCGCTGCTGCTGTTCCTGCGGCCGATCCCGCTGACCGGCATCCAGCTCTACAACACGGTCTGGATCATCCTCTACGCCTACCTCGCCCGTTTCCTGGTGCTGGCGCTGCGGCCGACCATAAGCGGCTATCACCAGATCGACCGGGCGCTGGAGGAAGCGGCACAGGTGGCGGGCGCCGGCCTGTTCACGCGCATGCGCACCATCATCTTTCCGCTGGTCGCGCCGGCGGCGATCGCCGGCGGCCTTTTGATCTTCATGACGGCGCTCAGCGAACTCACCGTCTCGGCGCTGCTGTGGTCTTCGGGCTCGGAAACGATCGGTGTGGTGATGTTTTCCTTCGAGCAGGGCGGTGATTCCAACTATGCGGCGGCGATGTCTGTCATCACCGTCGCGGTCACCTTCGTGCTGATGCTGGTGACCAATCTGCTTGCCCCCTACCTTCCCAGCGGAGTGCTGCCATGGCGCGATTGA
- a CDS encoding ABC transporter substrate-binding protein: protein MKTLLIKLLASQLALAATLFAGVANAETLTLYTSQPEADAAKIVDAFKKAQPGIDVTIYRSGTSDILTKMAAEFAAGSPQPDVLLIADAVSMELLKKDDRLLPYAEAKLDGIEADAYDADKTYFGSKLITTGIVYNTAAAEKPQHWADLAKPAYADGLVMPSPLYSGAAAYLLSGFAGDANYGWDFFQKLKTNNTVSVRGNGAVLKSVASGEKPYGILVDFMAMNAKKKGSPVEFVFPSEGVPAVTEPVAIMKTARNVDGAKKFVDFILSDEGQKLALSMGYLPARASVGRPEWLPEGVKVKVMTFDTKAIVAKTDADKAKFSELFGG, encoded by the coding sequence ATGAAGACGCTACTCATCAAGCTGCTGGCCAGCCAGCTGGCGCTCGCGGCAACTTTGTTTGCCGGCGTGGCAAACGCCGAAACACTGACGCTCTATACATCCCAACCTGAAGCCGACGCGGCGAAGATCGTGGACGCCTTCAAGAAGGCGCAGCCCGGCATCGACGTGACCATCTATCGTTCCGGAACCAGCGATATCCTGACCAAGATGGCGGCCGAGTTTGCCGCCGGCAGCCCGCAGCCCGACGTATTGTTGATCGCCGATGCGGTCTCGATGGAACTGTTGAAGAAGGACGATCGGCTGCTGCCTTATGCCGAGGCAAAGCTCGACGGCATCGAGGCGGATGCCTATGACGCCGACAAGACCTATTTCGGTAGCAAGCTGATCACCACCGGCATTGTCTACAACACTGCGGCGGCTGAAAAGCCGCAGCATTGGGCCGATCTCGCCAAGCCCGCCTATGCCGATGGCCTGGTCATGCCGAGCCCGCTCTATTCCGGTGCGGCGGCCTATCTGCTTTCCGGCTTCGCCGGCGATGCCAATTATGGCTGGGATTTCTTCCAGAAGCTGAAGACCAACAACACCGTCAGCGTGCGCGGCAATGGCGCGGTGCTGAAGTCAGTGGCATCAGGCGAGAAGCCCTATGGCATCCTCGTCGACTTCATGGCGATGAATGCCAAGAAGAAGGGCTCGCCGGTCGAGTTCGTGTTCCCGAGCGAAGGCGTGCCGGCGGTGACCGAACCGGTCGCCATCATGAAGACCGCTAGGAATGTCGACGGCGCCAAGAAGTTCGTCGACTTCATTCTGTCGGATGAAGGCCAGAAGCTGGCGCTGTCCATGGGCTATCTGCCGGCGCGCGCCTCGGTCGGCCGCCCCGAATGGCTGCCGGAAGGCGTCAAGGTCAAGGTGATGACGTTCGACACCAAGGCGATCGTGGCCAAGACCGACGCCGACAAGGCGAAATTCTCGGAACTGTTCGGCGGCTGA
- a CDS encoding pyruvate dehydrogenase complex dihydrolipoamide acetyltransferase: protein MPTEVILPKVDMDMATGQISRWFAEEGARVKKGDVLFEIETDKAAMEIDAPASGVLRDVTGKEGVDIPVGAPVAWIYADGEAYGADVAAVKQDEAPISPPVGEMSAKPTEGGAAPPTSHSVTPPSALPGISPTRGEIGQSPSVARATPLARRLAREAGLALASITGTGPHGRVVKADVDAAIAGGGAKATPVAKAAPAEAPAASPAVKPMSDDQVLKLFEQGSYDLVPHDNMRKTIARRLVEAKTTIPHFYLTLDCELDALLALRTQINAAAPVKKTDKGEAPAYKLSVNDMVIKAMAMALKAVPDANASWTESAMVKHKHADVGVAVSIPGGLITPIIRHADEKTLSTISNEMKDLASRARSRKLKPEEYQGGTTAVSNLGMFGIKDFAAVINPPHATILAVGAGEERAVVKNGEIKIATVMSVTLSTDHRAVDGALGAELLVAFKRLIENPMGMLV, encoded by the coding sequence ATGCCGACCGAAGTCATTCTTCCCAAGGTCGACATGGACATGGCGACCGGACAGATCTCGCGTTGGTTCGCCGAGGAAGGCGCCCGGGTCAAGAAAGGCGATGTGCTGTTCGAGATCGAGACCGACAAGGCCGCGATGGAGATCGATGCGCCGGCCAGCGGCGTGCTGCGTGACGTGACCGGCAAGGAGGGCGTCGATATTCCAGTCGGCGCGCCTGTGGCCTGGATCTATGCCGATGGCGAGGCTTATGGGGCTGATGTCGCTGCGGTAAAGCAGGACGAAGCGCCAATCTCCCCACCCGTGGGGGAGATGTCGGCGAAGCCGACAGAGGGGGGCGCTGCCCCACCAACGTCGCACTCTGTCACGCCCCCCTCTGCCCTGCCGGGCATCTCCCCCACAAGGGGGGAGATCGGCCAATCGCCATCTGTTGCGCGCGCTACACCTTTGGCTCGCCGCCTGGCCCGTGAGGCCGGCCTTGCCCTCGCCAGCATCACCGGCACCGGCCCGCATGGCCGTGTGGTAAAGGCGGATGTTGATGCGGCGATTGCCGGCGGCGGCGCCAAGGCGACGCCTGTCGCAAAGGCTGCACCTGCGGAGGCTCCCGCCGCCTCCCCGGCGGTGAAGCCGATGTCGGACGATCAGGTGCTGAAGCTGTTCGAGCAAGGCTCCTACGACCTCGTCCCGCACGACAATATGCGCAAGACCATCGCGCGGCGCCTGGTCGAAGCCAAGACCACCATCCCGCATTTCTACCTGACGCTCGACTGCGAACTCGATGCGCTGCTGGCGCTGCGCACGCAGATCAATGCGGCAGCTCCCGTCAAGAAGACTGACAAGGGTGAGGCTCCCGCCTACAAGCTCTCCGTCAACGACATGGTGATCAAGGCGATGGCGATGGCGCTGAAGGCGGTGCCGGATGCCAATGCCTCATGGACCGAAAGCGCCATGGTCAAGCACAAGCATGCCGATGTCGGCGTTGCCGTCTCGATCCCCGGCGGCCTGATCACGCCGATCATTCGGCATGCCGATGAAAAGACGCTGTCCACCATCTCCAACGAGATGAAGGATCTGGCCAGCCGCGCCCGCAGCCGCAAGCTGAAGCCGGAAGAGTACCAGGGCGGCACCACGGCGGTGTCGAACCTCGGCATGTTCGGCATCAAGGACTTTGCGGCGGTGATCAACCCGCCGCATGCGACGATCCTGGCGGTTGGTGCCGGCGAAGAGCGGGCGGTGGTCAAGAATGGCGAGATCAAGATCGCGACCGTGATGTCGGTGACCCTGTCGACCGACCATCGCGCGGTTGATGGAGCACTCGGTGCCGAACTGCTGGTCGCCTTCAAGCGGCTGATCGAGAACCCGATGGGCATGCTGGTTTAA
- a CDS encoding MBL fold metallo-hydrolase, with protein sequence MMLDLLGGFGEKGRTSLAANSAGDRILLDVGIKVGASGVDYYPALDGSIDDIDALFVSHAHEDHIGALSWLLSRGYAGPIFMTAETRDEAPATLAAMPIRGI encoded by the coding sequence ATGATGCTGGACCTGCTTGGCGGCTTTGGTGAAAAGGGCCGCACCAGCCTCGCCGCCAACAGCGCTGGGGACCGCATCCTGCTCGATGTCGGCATCAAGGTTGGCGCCTCCGGGGTGGACTACTATCCGGCGCTCGACGGGTCGATCGACGACATCGATGCGCTGTTTGTCTCGCACGCGCATGAGGATCATATCGGCGCGTTGAGCTGGCTGCTGTCGCGCGGCTATGCCGGCCCGATCTTCATGACGGCCGAGACCCGCGACGAGGCGCCGGCTACGCTTGCCGCTATGCCGATCCGGGGGATTTGA
- a CDS encoding ABC transporter ATP-binding protein, whose amino-acid sequence MARLSLDHVTKSFADFDAVKDVSIDVADGEFLAVLGPSGCGKTTLLRLVAGFEKVTSGEIRIGSEVVSGTGGSVAPEKRRVGIVFQNYALWPHMTVAENIGYSLKVAKLDKAVARQKVEDALALVNLQGLGERRPANLSGGQRQRVALARCLVAAPSLVLFDEPLANLDVHLRASMEDEFSAFHKRTGTTIVYITHDQAEAMALADRIAVMDHGRLAQLATPRELYHEPANEMVASFISQGILLPADVLTCEEASHCKVRVLGTELVVRCRPGERPRAGAKICCRSADLDVSPDNPGFDGLVKRVIYQGGAARIEFTPAAGPDLTLHFEQPDPVTLESGAQARLRINSGWLIPTAGAAA is encoded by the coding sequence ATGGCGCGATTGAGCCTGGACCATGTGACCAAGAGCTTCGCTGATTTCGATGCGGTGAAGGATGTCTCGATCGACGTTGCCGACGGCGAGTTCCTGGCGGTGCTCGGTCCCTCGGGCTGCGGCAAGACGACGTTGCTGCGGCTCGTCGCCGGCTTCGAGAAAGTGACCTCGGGCGAGATCCGCATCGGCAGTGAGGTCGTGTCGGGCACGGGCGGCAGCGTCGCGCCGGAAAAGCGGCGCGTCGGCATCGTCTTCCAGAACTATGCGCTGTGGCCGCACATGACGGTGGCCGAGAATATCGGCTATTCGCTGAAAGTGGCGAAGCTGGACAAGGCTGTCGCGCGCCAGAAGGTCGAGGACGCGCTCGCCTTGGTCAATCTTCAGGGGTTGGGCGAGCGCAGGCCGGCCAATCTGTCCGGCGGCCAGCGCCAGCGCGTGGCCTTGGCGCGATGCCTTGTCGCCGCGCCGTCGCTAGTGCTGTTCGACGAGCCGCTCGCCAATCTCGACGTCCACCTCAGGGCCTCGATGGAGGATGAATTCTCCGCCTTCCACAAGCGCACCGGCACGACCATCGTCTACATCACCCATGATCAGGCCGAGGCGATGGCGTTGGCCGATCGCATCGCGGTGATGGACCACGGACGCCTGGCGCAGCTTGCGACGCCGCGCGAGCTCTATCATGAGCCGGCAAATGAAATGGTGGCGTCCTTCATCTCGCAAGGCATCTTGCTGCCGGCGGATGTGCTGACCTGCGAGGAGGCCAGCCATTGCAAGGTCAGGGTTCTTGGAACCGAACTGGTGGTCCGCTGCCGCCCCGGCGAAAGGCCGCGCGCCGGCGCGAAGATCTGCTGCCGGTCGGCGGATCTCGACGTATCACCGGATAATCCTGGCTTCGATGGTCTCGTCAAGCGGGTGATTTACCAGGGGGGTGCCGCGCGCATCGAATTCACACCTGCGGCCGGTCCCGATCTCACCTTGCATTTCGAGCAGCCGGACCCGGTCACGCTGGAGAGCGGGGCACAGGCCCGGCTGCGGATAAATTCCGGCTGGCTGATCCCGACTGCGGGAGCAGCCGCGTGA
- a CDS encoding MBL fold metallo-hydrolase: MKRFPFPADLIEIFEPGDTLKIGNLAIRTGRSGHVVGGVWFAVDDGKSRMVYSADVVPDSHVFVMDTIPYCDLLVFDASYGADPVPGAVRAREISEWVAQHPQGCLLPTPLSGRSLELIAALPGPFAIHAGMRSSLEAQIGATAALLPDISELLRGRLASAADWTDADPLPSLPLLADDGMGEAGPSSRLLPRADDAGFPVLLTGHLPAGSPGDLLHKAGRADWVRMPTHPTLSGNVEIWEMAGRPEALGHSCATDLLGDLKSHIPSLHTQYRTGQRITVPQGSK, from the coding sequence TTGAAACGCTTTCCGTTTCCAGCCGATCTCATTGAAATCTTCGAACCCGGAGACACGCTGAAGATCGGCAATCTGGCGATCAGGACCGGGCGATCGGGGCATGTCGTGGGCGGCGTATGGTTCGCTGTCGATGACGGCAAAAGCCGCATGGTCTATTCCGCCGATGTGGTGCCGGACAGCCATGTGTTCGTCATGGATACGATCCCGTACTGCGATCTCCTGGTCTTCGATGCCTCTTACGGCGCCGATCCCGTGCCGGGGGCTGTGCGGGCGCGGGAAATTTCTGAATGGGTGGCGCAGCATCCGCAGGGGTGTCTCTTGCCGACGCCGCTGTCGGGCCGGTCGCTGGAATTGATCGCGGCCTTGCCGGGGCCATTCGCCATCCATGCCGGCATGCGTTCGTCGCTGGAAGCGCAGATCGGCGCCACGGCGGCCCTTTTGCCTGATATTTCCGAGCTTCTGCGTGGCCGTTTGGCAAGTGCTGCCGACTGGACCGATGCCGATCCCCTGCCGTCGCTGCCGTTGCTGGCCGATGACGGTATGGGCGAGGCTGGCCCGTCGTCGCGGCTGTTGCCACGTGCCGACGATGCCGGGTTTCCTGTGCTTCTCACCGGGCATCTGCCGGCGGGTTCTCCGGGCGATCTCCTGCACAAGGCAGGCCGGGCGGACTGGGTGCGCATGCCCACCCATCCGACGCTGTCGGGCAATGTCGAGATCTGGGAGATGGCAGGACGGCCTGAGGCACTGGGACATTCCTGCGCGACCGATCTTCTCGGCGACCTCAAAAGCCACATCCCGTCGCTGCACACACAATACCGCACCGGCCAGCGCATCACGGTGCCGCAAGGAAGCAAATAA